In Acidiphilium acidophilum, one genomic interval encodes:
- the ptsP gene encoding phosphoenolpyruvate--protein phosphotransferase: MLEATPPDPLIPPDAEPFAAARRLFAKLRERLAAGNSSLAELTELIATELDIAVCSIYVARPGEMLELAATHGLRIGAVGRTRLRVGEGIVGLAAARGELMNLPDAQNHPEFAYRPETGEDRYAAMLAVPIRRAGRILGVIAVQNVEPRQYEGFEVETISTIAMLLGEILSAQGAGNIAPTGLGDSLSRRYAGHPLAGGIVRGRALPFGRSTGPRHVLADDPAVETDRLERAMAEAEQSLDALMADHLPKGHATREVLEAYRLISQGTGWLERVRTAIGDGLTAEAAVDQVGSELRRRMRKIADPYLRERLADVEDMIERMLSALGAGTAKPDDASGMILIVRRLGPAELLDWHRRGIAGVAIEEASSGGHAAILARALEIPALAVEAGATEAAQAGDTVLLDADSGALILRPDPEVTNLYDRALAARSERAAELSAFRDRPAETQDGTRLTLMLNVGLAFELDQLARTGAEGIGLYRTEIAALAAARVPGVAAQAADYRRVIERAGGQRVVFRTLDLGADKMLPGEAEDGVENPAMGWRSLRVGLDRPVILRKQLRALLMGAAGHRLSVMFPMVATVAEFRAARDLLEAEAAKLDERPTDIEIGTMLEVPALLFQLPGLLAEADFISLGTNDLMQFLFAADRGTPRLANRYDILSAPVLELIEGLAAACAEEEVGFSICGEAAGRPLDALVFAAIGVDTLSMSGTSILPVKAMLAATDLAMMRPVLRELRRAGAAGTSLREPLTGWAREHGLPI; encoded by the coding sequence ATGCTCGAAGCAACGCCGCCTGACCCGCTGATCCCGCCCGATGCGGAACCGTTCGCGGCGGCGCGGCGGTTGTTCGCCAAACTGCGTGAGCGGCTCGCCGCGGGCAATTCCAGCCTTGCTGAACTCACCGAACTGATCGCCACCGAACTCGATATCGCGGTCTGCTCGATCTATGTCGCGCGGCCGGGCGAAATGCTCGAACTCGCGGCGACCCACGGGCTGCGGATCGGCGCAGTGGGGCGGACCCGCCTGCGCGTCGGGGAGGGTATCGTCGGGCTCGCGGCTGCCCGGGGCGAGTTGATGAACCTGCCGGATGCCCAGAACCATCCGGAATTCGCCTATCGGCCGGAGACCGGCGAAGACCGTTACGCGGCGATGCTTGCGGTGCCGATCCGTCGCGCCGGGCGCATTCTGGGCGTGATCGCGGTGCAGAATGTCGAGCCCCGGCAGTATGAGGGGTTCGAGGTCGAGACGATCTCGACCATCGCGATGCTGCTCGGTGAGATATTGTCCGCGCAGGGTGCGGGCAATATCGCCCCGACTGGGTTGGGGGATTCGCTGTCGCGGCGTTATGCCGGGCATCCGCTGGCCGGGGGCATCGTGCGCGGACGGGCTCTGCCGTTCGGCCGCTCGACCGGTCCGCGCCATGTGCTGGCCGATGATCCGGCGGTGGAGACCGACCGGCTGGAGCGCGCGATGGCGGAGGCGGAGCAGAGCCTCGATGCGCTGATGGCGGATCATTTGCCGAAAGGCCATGCGACGCGCGAAGTGCTGGAGGCCTACCGGCTGATTTCGCAGGGGACCGGCTGGCTGGAGCGGGTCCGGACCGCGATCGGCGACGGGCTGACCGCGGAGGCGGCGGTCGATCAGGTGGGCTCGGAACTGCGGCGGCGGATGCGCAAGATCGCCGATCCGTATCTGCGCGAGCGGTTGGCCGATGTCGAGGACATGATCGAGCGGATGCTCAGCGCCCTGGGCGCGGGCACCGCCAAGCCCGACGATGCGAGCGGGATGATTTTGATCGTGCGCCGGCTCGGCCCCGCCGAGCTGCTGGACTGGCACCGGCGCGGGATCGCCGGGGTGGCGATCGAGGAGGCGAGTTCGGGCGGTCATGCCGCGATCCTGGCCCGGGCCCTCGAAATTCCCGCTCTCGCAGTCGAGGCCGGTGCGACCGAAGCGGCGCAGGCGGGCGATACCGTGCTGCTCGATGCCGATTCGGGCGCACTGATTCTGCGCCCGGATCCGGAAGTGACCAACCTTTATGACCGGGCGCTGGCGGCGCGGTCGGAGCGGGCGGCGGAGCTGAGCGCATTTCGCGACCGCCCGGCCGAAACGCAGGACGGGACGCGCCTGACCCTGATGCTCAATGTCGGCCTGGCGTTCGAACTCGATCAGCTGGCGCGGACCGGCGCGGAGGGGATCGGGCTCTACCGGACCGAGATTGCGGCACTGGCGGCGGCGCGGGTTCCCGGGGTGGCGGCGCAGGCCGCCGATTACCGGCGGGTGATCGAGCGCGCGGGCGGACAGCGGGTGGTGTTCCGCACGCTCGATCTCGGGGCGGACAAGATGCTGCCCGGCGAGGCGGAGGATGGGGTGGAGAACCCGGCGATGGGCTGGCGTTCGCTGCGCGTGGGTCTCGATCGTCCGGTCATTCTGCGCAAGCAGCTGCGCGCCCTGCTGATGGGGGCGGCGGGGCATCGGCTGTCGGTGATGTTTCCGATGGTGGCGACCGTGGCGGAGTTTCGCGCGGCGCGAGACCTGCTTGAGGCGGAGGCGGCCAAGCTCGACGAGCGGCCCACCGATATCGAGATCGGGACCATGCTCGAAGTGCCGGCGCTGCTATTTCAATTGCCGGGATTGCTGGCGGAGGCGGATTTCATTTCGCTCGGCACCAATGATCTGATGCAGTTTCTGTTCGCGGCCGACCGGGGCACGCCGCGGCTCGCCAATCGCTACGACATATTGTCGGCACCGGTGCTCGAACTGATCGAAGGGCTGGCGGCGGCCTGTGCGGAGGAAGAGGTCGGATTTTCGATCTGTGGCGAGGCGGCGGGGCGACCGCTGGATGCACTGGTGTTCGCCGCGATCGGGGTGGATACGCTCTCGATGTCGGGTACGTCTATCCTGCCGGTCAAGGCGATGCTGGCGGCGACCGACCTTGCGATGATGCGACCGGTGCTGCGCGAATTGCGGCGCGCCGGGGCCGCCGGAACCTCGCTGCGCGAGCCGTTGACCGGCTGGGCGCGGGAGCATGGTTTGCCGATCTGA
- a CDS encoding NAD(P)H-dependent flavin oxidoreductase → MGTLDRLWARGCAFLGTETAIMGGAMSWVSERHLVSAISNAGGFGVIACGSMNPSLLDAEITATKALTAKPFGVNLITMHPQLLDLIEVCIRHEIGHVVLAGGVPSGAAVRAVRDSGAKLVCFAPALVLAKRLIKSGADALVIEGSEAGGHIGPVSLTVLAQEILPVIREVPVFVAGGIGRGEAILAFLEMGASGVQLGTRFAASSESIAHPNFKAAFIRANARDAVPSVQLDAQFPVIPVRGLANDGTRNFLAHQAATLKRFQSGELTKEAAQLSIEHFWAGALRRAVIDGDVEQGSVMAGQSVGMVTAIQPVGQIIAELIAQAEAAQAGRMGTFADARSNAA, encoded by the coding sequence ATGGGCACGCTCGATCGGCTCTGGGCGCGCGGGTGCGCCTTCCTCGGCACTGAAACCGCCATCATGGGTGGTGCGATGAGCTGGGTGAGCGAGCGGCATCTGGTCTCCGCGATTTCCAATGCCGGCGGGTTCGGCGTGATCGCCTGCGGCTCGATGAACCCGTCCCTGCTCGATGCCGAAATCACCGCGACCAAGGCGCTCACGGCAAAACCCTTCGGCGTCAATCTGATTACGATGCACCCGCAATTGCTCGACTTGATCGAGGTGTGCATCCGCCACGAGATCGGCCATGTCGTGCTGGCGGGTGGCGTACCCTCGGGTGCCGCGGTCCGGGCGGTGCGCGACAGCGGGGCGAAGCTGGTATGCTTCGCGCCCGCACTGGTGTTGGCGAAGCGGCTGATCAAATCCGGGGCGGATGCGCTGGTGATCGAAGGTTCCGAGGCGGGCGGGCATATCGGACCGGTGTCGCTGACCGTGCTCGCGCAGGAGATATTGCCGGTGATCCGCGAGGTGCCGGTGTTCGTCGCCGGCGGGATCGGGCGGGGTGAAGCCATTCTTGCGTTTCTGGAAATGGGGGCGTCGGGTGTGCAGCTCGGCACGCGATTCGCGGCGTCGAGCGAGAGCATCGCGCATCCGAATTTCAAGGCTGCATTCATCCGCGCCAATGCGCGCGACGCGGTGCCCTCGGTGCAACTCGACGCGCAATTTCCGGTGATCCCGGTGCGCGGCCTCGCCAATGACGGGACGCGGAATTTTCTGGCGCATCAGGCGGCGACCCTGAAGCGGTTCCAGTCGGGGGAGCTGACCAAAGAGGCGGCACAGCTTTCGATCGAGCATTTCTGGGCCGGTGCGCTGCGGCGCGCGGTGATCGATGGCGATGTCGAACAGGGCTCGGTGATGGCGGGGCAGTCGGTCGGGATGGTCACCGCGATCCAGCCGGTTGGCCAGATCATCGCCGAGCTGATCGCGCAGGCCGAGGCGGCGCAGGCGGGCCGCATGGGGACATTCGCGGATGCTCGAAGCAACGCCGCCTGA